The following proteins come from a genomic window of Oscillatoria salina IIICB1:
- a CDS encoding COP23 domain-containing protein: protein MKMRTVTSQITKITTPALLASIILSGIVACSRQTNLPPTEEPVNTELADTNTETTIFNCVQQQGSWATIAQRGNVSSSPIISWQTVEFGEKWTPEKRCQHVSEKLTQAVKNNGGELTNLELTYGDVDGYTVICLVKSQESCNSANQLFTLNEQNRANPAFALKKLDNFAQGKAGESTVEESDDLPEFVSLEALVDASFQVSEDG, encoded by the coding sequence ATGAAAATGCGGACTGTAACTAGCCAAATTACGAAAATTACCACACCAGCCTTACTCGCTAGTATAATTTTATCCGGTATCGTAGCTTGTTCGCGGCAAACTAATCTTCCCCCAACCGAGGAACCAGTCAACACTGAATTAGCCGATACCAATACCGAAACTACTATTTTCAACTGCGTACAGCAACAAGGTAGTTGGGCGACAATTGCTCAAAGAGGAAATGTTTCTTCTTCTCCGATTATTAGTTGGCAAACTGTAGAATTTGGCGAAAAATGGACTCCAGAAAAAAGATGTCAGCACGTTTCCGAGAAATTGACTCAAGCAGTGAAAAATAATGGTGGTGAATTAACTAATTTGGAGCTTACCTACGGTGATGTTGATGGTTATACAGTGATTTGTCTCGTCAAGTCACAGGAAAGCTGTAATTCTGCTAATCAACTCTTCACCTTGAATGAACAGAATCGTGCAAATCCTGCTTTTGCACTCAAGAAATTAGATAATTTTGCTCAAGGAAAAGCAGGTGAAAGTACAGTTGAGGAAAGTGACGATTTGCCTGAGTTTGTTTCCTTGGAAGCTTTAGTTGATGCTTCTTTCCAAGTTAGCGAAGATGGTTGA
- a CDS encoding ABC transporter ATP-binding protein produces MAEPILHLEDVTKKFASNYLAVNSVTLKLHQGDLVSLLGPSGCGKTTLLRLIAGFETPQPGTIKIAGRTVAGAGCWIPPEHRDVGMVFQDYALFPHLQVRKNVAFGLQNTKKKNPAEVKKRVQEALALVGLSGLENRYPHQLSGGQQQRVAVARALAPRPSLVLLDEPLSNLDVQVRLRLRQELRDILKAAGTSAIFVTHDQEEALSISDWVAVMRDGCLEQFGTPEEIYQQPASRFVAEFVTQANFLPARRRGEVWETEVGSVPVEKYPCEEDKVELMIRQEDLILQPDEAGNGVIRDRQFLGREHRYCLQMSSGRELIARTQTDNLLAVGTRVKIKVDPDTWQLFASRSCRSGD; encoded by the coding sequence ATGGCTGAACCAATTCTGCATCTCGAAGACGTAACGAAAAAATTTGCTTCAAACTACCTTGCTGTCAACAGCGTGACACTGAAGCTACATCAAGGAGACTTAGTGAGTTTACTCGGACCCTCTGGTTGCGGGAAAACTACACTGTTACGTTTAATTGCGGGATTTGAAACACCCCAACCAGGAACGATTAAAATTGCGGGGCGTACTGTAGCAGGGGCGGGTTGTTGGATACCTCCAGAACACAGGGATGTAGGGATGGTCTTCCAAGATTATGCTTTGTTTCCTCATTTGCAAGTGAGGAAAAATGTTGCTTTTGGTTTGCAAAATACCAAGAAAAAGAATCCGGCTGAGGTGAAAAAACGAGTTCAAGAGGCTCTGGCTTTGGTAGGATTGTCAGGACTGGAAAATCGCTATCCTCATCAACTTTCTGGAGGTCAACAGCAAAGGGTGGCTGTGGCTCGTGCGTTAGCGCCTCGTCCGTCTCTGGTATTATTAGATGAACCGTTAAGTAATCTTGATGTCCAAGTGCGTCTCAGGTTACGTCAGGAATTACGCGATATTCTCAAAGCCGCAGGTACATCGGCGATTTTTGTTACTCACGACCAAGAAGAAGCACTTTCGATCTCTGATTGGGTAGCGGTAATGCGAGACGGTTGCTTAGAACAGTTTGGCACTCCAGAGGAGATTTATCAACAACCTGCTTCGCGGTTTGTGGCTGAGTTTGTCACTCAAGCGAATTTTTTACCTGCGAGACGTAGGGGTGAGGTTTGGGAAACTGAGGTTGGGAGTGTTCCGGTGGAAAAATACCCTTGTGAAGAGGATAAAGTTGAGTTGATGATACGTCAAGAAGACTTAATTTTACAACCAGATGAAGCGGGAAATGGAGTCATCCGCGATCGCCAATTTCTCGGACGCGAACATCGTTACTGTTTACAAATGAGTTCGGGACGAGAATTGATCGCCCGAACTCAAACTGATAATCTACTAGCTGTGGGAACGCGAGTTAAAATTAAAGTTGATCCCGATACTTGGCAACTCTTTGCTTCTCGGTCTTGCCGATCTGGAGATTAA
- a CDS encoding alanine/glycine:cation symporter family protein, which translates to MVQKTRTYQKKINSLWKIMRKQAWLYLLLFLLSIPTTVLAQDEQASNSFFQGINQGFTWFVNKIVFGILFFDAGTGIPLIVAWLIIAAIFFTIRMKLINIRGFKHAIDVVRGKYDDPEEEGEVTHFQALATALSATVGLGNIAGVAIAVSVGGPGAVFWMTIAGLLGMSSKFVECTLGQKYRLVKPDGTISGGPMRYLSRGLGEIGFVTLGKIFAIAFSLFAIGGAFGGGSMFQSNQSYEAVAGVLPFIPAWVYGLIVVALVALVIIGGIKRIGMVAGAIVPVMCIIYVIASLLILLLNFSEIPTAFGIIISRAFNPRAIEGGIIGVIVQGVRRSAFSNEAGLGSAAIAHSAARTEEPIREGIVALLEPFIDTVIVCNMTALVIVITGAYNNPEFAPLRDSGAGAALTSAAYGTVLAWFPAILALAVFLFAFSTMISWSYYGERCWEYLFGENSLIIYKIFFLLAIFIGAIVKPGPVIDFSDGMLLAMAFPNLFGAYFLSNQVARDLENYLQRLHSGEMLTYAEEQARKVS; encoded by the coding sequence ATGGTACAAAAAACTCGTACTTATCAAAAAAAAATCAATTCGTTGTGGAAAATTATGAGGAAACAAGCTTGGCTATACTTATTGCTATTTCTGTTATCAATTCCCACCACAGTCTTGGCTCAAGATGAACAAGCTAGTAACAGTTTCTTCCAAGGAATTAACCAAGGCTTCACCTGGTTTGTCAACAAGATCGTCTTTGGTATCCTTTTCTTCGATGCCGGGACAGGTATTCCCTTGATCGTTGCGTGGCTAATTATCGCTGCCATCTTCTTTACAATTCGGATGAAACTGATTAATATTCGCGGCTTTAAACACGCCATCGACGTTGTCAGAGGCAAATATGACGATCCCGAAGAAGAAGGAGAAGTAACCCACTTTCAAGCACTAGCAACAGCTCTGTCAGCCACAGTAGGATTAGGAAACATTGCCGGGGTAGCGATCGCCGTGAGCGTCGGCGGTCCGGGTGCAGTATTCTGGATGACGATCGCAGGTTTACTCGGCATGAGTAGCAAATTCGTCGAATGTACCCTCGGTCAAAAATATCGCCTCGTCAAGCCAGACGGGACAATTTCCGGCGGACCAATGCGTTATTTGTCAAGAGGCTTAGGCGAAATTGGTTTCGTAACCTTGGGGAAAATTTTCGCGATCGCCTTCTCCTTATTCGCGATCGGCGGCGCATTCGGTGGCGGCAGTATGTTTCAATCAAATCAATCCTACGAAGCCGTTGCTGGAGTTCTACCCTTCATCCCTGCCTGGGTTTACGGTTTAATAGTTGTTGCCTTAGTCGCCCTAGTAATTATTGGCGGAATCAAAAGAATCGGCATGGTAGCAGGGGCGATCGTTCCGGTAATGTGCATTATCTATGTCATTGCATCCTTACTAATATTGCTCCTCAACTTTAGCGAAATTCCCACCGCCTTCGGAATAATCATCAGCAGAGCATTTAACCCTAGAGCCATAGAAGGAGGTATAATCGGCGTAATCGTCCAAGGAGTAAGACGTTCCGCATTTTCCAACGAAGCCGGACTAGGAAGTGCCGCGATCGCCCACTCAGCCGCCAGAACCGAAGAACCCATCCGCGAAGGTATCGTCGCCCTCCTCGAACCCTTTATCGACACTGTAATCGTTTGTAACATGACCGCCCTCGTCATCGTCATCACCGGAGCTTACAACAACCCCGAATTTGCCCCCCTCCGAGATAGTGGCGCAGGTGCAGCCCTCACTAGCGCCGCCTACGGCACCGTTTTAGCATGGTTTCCCGCCATCCTCGCCTTAGCCGTTTTTCTCTTCGCCTTCTCCACGATGATTTCTTGGAGTTACTACGGCGAACGTTGCTGGGAATACCTCTTCGGAGAAAACAGCTTAATTATCTACAAAATTTTCTTTTTACTCGCTATCTTCATCGGTGCAATAGTTAAACCAGGACCCGTAATCGACTTCAGCGACGGAATGCTTTTAGCAATGGCATTTCCTAATTTATTCGGAGCCTACTTCCTCTCTAACCAAGTCGCCAGAGACTTAGAAAATTACCTTCAACGCCTTCATTCTGGAGAAATGCTCACCTACGCTGAAGAACAAGCCCGAAAAGTTAGCTAA
- a CDS encoding M3 family metallopeptidase produces the protein MTTATLTDNPLLIGQGLPPFEKITPEQVVPGITQLLEELDAEFTKLEAKVTPTWENLVEPLTEIEERLNWSWGVVGHLMSVKNSPELRQAYEKVQPSVIKFSNKVSQSKPIYEAFKELQTSANYEKLEPAQKRIIEAAIRDAELSGVGLTGEVRSRFNEIQLELAELATKFSNNLLDATKAFKLKLTSQAEIDGLPPSLLSLAAQTARLEGEENATADKGPWYITLDYPSFLPFMQHSKNRDLREKLYRAFISRAAEGEWDNNQLIKRILQLRQEKAKILGFSSYAELSLAKKMAPDVEAVEKLLEELRQASYDAAVRELAELKAFAKEKNAVEANNLKHWDIYFWSERQREEKFAFNDEELRPYFPLPQVLAGLFNLAQKLFNVIIEPADNHATVWHKDVGYFQINNATGEAIAYFYLDPYSRPGEKRGGAWMNECINRGKIVEAGKITTRLPVAYLICNQTPPVDGKPSLMTFSEVQTLFHEFGHGLQHMLTMVDYPGAAGINNVEWDAIELPSQFMENWCYHRPTLMGMAKHYETGETLSEHYYEKLKAARNYLSGSAMLRQLHFSCLDLELHHRYDPFSDESPTIVRSRVAETTTILPPLPEDAFLCAFGHIFAGGYAAGYYSYKWAEVLSADAFAAFEEAGLEDETAIANTGKLFRDTVLALGGSLHPMDVFKAFRGREPQTEALLRHSGLLTAA, from the coding sequence ATGACAACAGCAACTCTTACGGATAACCCCTTATTAATTGGTCAAGGATTACCTCCTTTTGAGAAAATTACTCCCGAACAGGTAGTTCCGGGTATTACTCAGCTTTTGGAAGAATTAGACGCAGAATTCACTAAATTAGAAGCGAAAGTAACTCCCACTTGGGAAAATTTAGTCGAACCTCTAACTGAAATTGAAGAACGTCTCAATTGGAGTTGGGGAGTTGTGGGACACTTAATGAGTGTAAAAAATAGTCCCGAATTGCGTCAAGCTTACGAAAAAGTGCAGCCCAGCGTAATCAAATTCAGCAATAAAGTTAGTCAAAGTAAGCCAATTTACGAAGCCTTTAAAGAACTACAAACATCGGCAAATTATGAGAAATTAGAACCAGCCCAAAAACGAATTATTGAAGCAGCAATTCGAGATGCGGAACTTTCGGGAGTAGGTTTAACAGGAGAAGTACGTTCTCGTTTTAACGAAATTCAACTCGAACTTGCAGAACTGGCAACTAAATTTTCTAATAATTTATTGGATGCAACCAAAGCTTTCAAATTAAAACTAACTAGCCAAGCAGAAATTGATGGCTTACCTCCTAGTTTACTCAGTCTCGCAGCCCAAACTGCGCGTTTAGAAGGAGAAGAAAATGCCACGGCTGACAAAGGACCTTGGTACATTACCTTAGATTATCCTAGCTTTCTTCCTTTCATGCAGCATAGCAAAAATCGTGACTTGCGCGAGAAATTGTATCGGGCTTTTATTAGTCGCGCTGCTGAGGGAGAATGGGATAATAATCAACTAATTAAACGCATTTTGCAACTGCGTCAAGAAAAAGCCAAAATCCTGGGTTTTAGTAGTTATGCAGAATTAAGTTTAGCGAAAAAAATGGCTCCCGATGTGGAAGCAGTAGAGAAACTCTTAGAAGAATTACGACAAGCGAGTTATGATGCTGCTGTCCGAGAATTAGCTGAATTAAAGGCATTTGCTAAGGAAAAAAATGCCGTCGAAGCAAATAATTTGAAACATTGGGATATATATTTTTGGTCGGAACGACAACGAGAAGAAAAGTTTGCTTTTAATGACGAAGAGTTGCGTCCTTATTTCCCTCTTCCACAAGTTTTAGCAGGTTTATTTAATCTGGCGCAAAAGCTTTTTAATGTAATTATTGAACCTGCCGATAATCATGCGACAGTTTGGCACAAAGACGTGGGTTACTTCCAGATTAATAATGCCACAGGAGAGGCGATCGCGTATTTTTATCTTGACCCCTACAGTCGTCCCGGAGAAAAACGGGGCGGTGCTTGGATGAATGAGTGTATCAATCGTGGCAAAATTGTTGAAGCTGGCAAAATTACGACTCGTTTACCTGTAGCTTATCTGATCTGCAATCAAACTCCTCCAGTGGACGGAAAACCGAGTTTAATGACCTTTTCGGAAGTGCAAACGTTGTTCCATGAATTCGGTCACGGTTTGCAACATATGCTGACGATGGTAGACTATCCAGGGGCAGCAGGAATTAATAATGTGGAGTGGGATGCAATTGAATTACCCAGTCAGTTTATGGAAAACTGGTGCTATCATCGTCCTACTTTAATGGGAATGGCGAAGCATTACGAAACTGGGGAAACCTTAAGCGAACATTACTACGAAAAACTGAAAGCAGCGAGAAATTATCTGAGTGGTTCGGCGATGCTGCGCCAATTGCATTTTAGCTGTTTGGATTTAGAATTGCATCATCGCTACGATCCCTTTAGCGATGAAAGTCCTACGATCGTGCGATCGCGTGTCGCCGAAACTACTACTATTTTGCCACCTTTACCCGAAGATGCTTTCTTGTGCGCCTTCGGTCATATTTTCGCGGGTGGCTACGCCGCAGGTTACTATAGCTATAAGTGGGCAGAAGTCCTCAGTGCAGATGCTTTTGCGGCTTTTGAAGAAGCAGGATTAGAAGACGAAACCGCGATCGCCAATACTGGAAAACTCTTCCGGGATACTGTCCTCGCTTTGGGTGGAAGTTTGCACCCAATGGACGTATTTAAAGCTTTCCGGGGACGCGAACCCCAAACTGAAGCTTTACTCAGACATAGCGGTTTACTGACTGCGGCTTAA
- a CDS encoding 1,2-dihydroxy-3-keto-5-methylthiopentene dioxygenase: protein MAKLQLENNTIYTNLEDIARELAPLNVELNYWQIDDPETRNLLAQETLTDTQKEQVLQSLDNYFQHLKETAGYQDRDLIVLHPNTPNLDTLLSKFDRCHTHADAEVRYIIDGEGIFGFVRPDGTQVELTIHPEEYINVPARVEHWFRLTDSRRVKAVRYFTTTEGWIPEYTDTEIRLSVTSG, encoded by the coding sequence ATGGCAAAATTACAACTAGAAAATAACACTATTTATACTAACTTAGAAGATATCGCTCGCGAATTAGCACCCTTGAATGTAGAATTAAATTATTGGCAAATTGACGATCCAGAAACTCGCAACTTATTAGCTCAAGAAACCCTGACCGATACACAAAAAGAACAGGTATTACAAAGCTTAGACAATTATTTCCAGCATCTCAAAGAAACCGCAGGCTATCAAGATCGCGACCTAATTGTTTTGCATCCAAATACACCCAATCTTGATACTTTACTGTCAAAATTCGATCGCTGTCACACTCATGCAGATGCCGAAGTTCGCTATATTATTGATGGTGAAGGCATCTTTGGTTTTGTCCGTCCCGATGGAACGCAAGTCGAGTTAACTATTCACCCAGAAGAATATATTAACGTACCCGCCAGAGTTGAACATTGGTTTCGTTTGACTGACTCGCGCCGTGTTAAAGCTGTGCGTTATTTTACCACTACCGAAGGTTGGATTCCTGAATATACGGATACAGAAATTCGTTTGTCAGTTACCAGTGGATAG
- a CDS encoding Mce/MlaD family protein, translating to MNTFLKASFIGCLIAISGTISSTGLAATTKPDSFQSNQTLLLAQYPEENSRTGEQITRLLTELERNIDSFRQTIEGKNIEDAINDRTLDLRQAVDNLHDSFRGVRRNRNQIDDDLQLVTNLRNSLNNTIENTRNLDNEVENQWDDIEDSLDDVEELLTDADNSDTIIGQFPDEDSRRGQKINQALTLLEEDIDDFTEELRTTNVEQLINDRTRDLRRAVNNLHDSFRGINGRNRNQIDNDFAEVIRLRNSISGSLLDRSQEDRNQINWELENEWGGVYWKISLLETLLD from the coding sequence ATGAATACATTTTTAAAAGCCTCATTTATTGGATGCTTAATTGCTATTTCAGGAACAATTTCCTCAACAGGATTAGCTGCAACTACCAAACCAGACAGTTTCCAATCTAATCAAACGCTACTTCTCGCCCAATATCCGGAAGAAAATTCCCGAACTGGCGAACAAATCACCCGACTATTAACAGAATTAGAAAGAAATATCGATAGTTTTCGGCAAACTATTGAAGGTAAAAACATCGAAGATGCAATCAACGATCGCACTCTCGATCTTCGTCAAGCAGTAGATAATCTCCACGACAGTTTTCGTGGTGTTCGTCGCAACCGCAATCAAATAGATGATGATTTACAGCTAGTTACCAACTTGCGCAATTCTCTGAATAATACGATCGAAAATACGAGAAATCTTGATAACGAAGTTGAAAACCAGTGGGATGATATTGAAGATAGTTTAGACGATGTAGAAGAATTGCTAACAGACGCAGATAATTCAGATACAATTATTGGTCAATTTCCTGACGAAGACTCTCGACGCGGTCAAAAAATCAATCAAGCTTTAACTTTATTAGAGGAAGATATCGACGATTTCACTGAAGAATTAAGGACTACTAACGTCGAACAATTAATTAACGATCGCACTAGGGATCTCCGACGCGCAGTTAATAATCTCCATGATAGTTTCCGAGGAATTAACGGGCGAAATCGAAACCAAATTGATAATGATTTTGCTGAAGTAATCAGACTGCGAAATAGTATTAGTGGTTCTTTGCTCGATCGTTCTCAAGAAGATCGCAATCAAATTAATTGGGAATTAGAAAATGAATGGGGTGGAGTTTATTGGAAAATTAGTTTGTTAGAAACTTTGTTGGATTAA
- a CDS encoding ABC transporter permease, with protein MVVLASIFTDSGEIWSHLVSTVLISYIINSLGLMLGVSVGVLLIGVGTAWLVTMCRFWWSNIFEWGLLLPLAAPAYLLAYTYTNMLDYFGPVQTWLRNLFGWSSVADYWFPDIRSLPGAIAMLVLVLYPYVYLLARVAFLEQCTCTLEASRSLGCTPWRSFVTVAIPLARPAIIAGLALALMETLSDFGTVKFFGVNTFTTGIYRTWLGMGERAAAAQLSAVLMIFIFVLILLERWSRSQSRYYQSRSHYQSQSKFQLGGIRAILAAIACLLPVAFGFLIPAAYLLQMTIANAEKTINQEFFNLASHSLILATITAGLGLAIALILAYGQRLRPNLLMRFAVRIAAMGYAIPGSVIAVGVLIPIGRFDNTLDSWMRANLGISTGLLLSGTITALVFAYLVRFLAVSFNSVESSLGKIKPSLDDAARSLGHNPSSTLVKVHAPLMSGGMLTAAMLVFVDVMKELPATLVIRPFNFDTLAVQVYQYASDERLIEAAAPALAIVLVGIIPVIFLSLRIAKSRPS; from the coding sequence ATGGTTGTCTTAGCAAGCATCTTTACTGACTCTGGCGAAATTTGGAGTCATTTAGTCTCTACTGTATTAATAAGTTATATCATTAATTCGCTGGGATTAATGCTTGGTGTTAGCGTTGGGGTGTTACTCATTGGGGTAGGAACGGCTTGGTTAGTCACGATGTGTCGCTTTTGGTGGAGTAATATTTTTGAGTGGGGGTTATTGTTACCTTTAGCCGCACCAGCTTATTTATTAGCTTACACTTATACGAATATGCTCGATTATTTCGGACCAGTGCAAACCTGGTTGCGAAATTTGTTTGGTTGGAGTAGTGTCGCTGATTATTGGTTTCCTGACATTCGTTCCCTTCCCGGCGCGATCGCCATGTTAGTTTTGGTACTCTATCCTTATGTTTATCTCTTAGCGCGAGTAGCTTTCCTCGAACAATGTACTTGTACTTTAGAAGCTAGTCGTTCTCTCGGTTGCACTCCTTGGCGTAGTTTTGTAACTGTTGCCATACCTTTAGCACGACCTGCAATTATAGCAGGTTTAGCGCTCGCTTTGATGGAAACTTTAAGCGATTTTGGGACAGTTAAATTTTTTGGAGTCAATACCTTTACTACAGGTATTTATCGTACTTGGTTAGGTATGGGAGAAAGAGCAGCAGCAGCACAACTTTCAGCAGTTTTGATGATTTTTATCTTCGTCTTAATTTTGCTCGAACGTTGGTCGCGCAGTCAATCCCGTTATTACCAAAGTCGCAGTCATTACCAATCACAGTCTAAATTTCAGCTAGGAGGAATAAGAGCAATTTTAGCAGCGATCGCTTGTTTGCTGCCTGTTGCTTTCGGCTTTCTCATTCCCGCAGCTTACCTATTACAAATGACAATTGCTAACGCGGAGAAAACCATCAATCAGGAATTTTTCAATCTTGCCAGTCACAGCTTAATTTTAGCAACAATTACAGCCGGATTAGGTTTAGCGATCGCGCTTATTTTAGCTTACGGACAGCGTCTCCGTCCTAACTTATTGATGCGTTTTGCAGTTCGCATCGCAGCAATGGGTTATGCTATACCAGGTTCAGTTATTGCTGTGGGGGTACTTATTCCCATCGGACGCTTCGATAACACCCTCGATAGCTGGATGCGTGCTAATTTGGGGATTTCTACAGGTTTACTCCTCAGTGGGACAATTACCGCTTTAGTCTTCGCTTACCTAGTACGCTTTTTAGCCGTCTCTTTCAACAGCGTAGAATCTAGCTTAGGTAAAATTAAACCTAGTTTAGACGATGCAGCTCGTAGTCTCGGACACAATCCTAGCAGCACCTTAGTTAAAGTTCACGCACCTTTGATGTCTGGAGGAATGCTCACTGCGGCAATGTTAGTCTTTGTCGATGTCATGAAAGAATTACCAGCAACTTTAGTCATTCGTCCCTTTAACTTTGATACCCTCGCTGTCCAAGTTTATCAGTACGCATCCGACGAACGACTCATCGAAGCCGCAGCACCCGCACTAGCGATCGTTTTAGTCGGGATTATACCAGTTATTTTCTTAAGTTTGAGAATTGCTAAATCCCGCCCCAGTTAG